TTAATCAAAGTGAAATCACTGTACTCTGACATCGGAGACATACACGACCTGAACGACTGACTCTGAGACAACATGTCTCCTCCCAGGACCTCCACGTACTTTATAGGTCCATCAGTGTTCAGCTGAATCTGCAGGTTCCTGTTCGGGTTCTTGTAATCATCACAGTCGCTGCGTCTCATGCAGCAACTAccgctgctcctgctgctcctcatgCATTTCACCGCCAAGATGACAAAAGTCACCAGAGACAGAACGGACACCGAGGCCAGAGACAGAATCAAATACAGGGTGATTCTCCCAGTTTTCTTGCTCGGCTCCACCATCGATTTGTGTCTCAGGTCTAAGATGGGCTCATGGAGACCGTCCTCCAGCAGGATGGACACCGTGACGGTGGCGGACTGGACCGGCTCCCCGTCGTCCTTGATCTCTATCAGCAGCCTCTGAGAGGAGTCGTCCTGCTCGGACACAGCGCGTTTAGTCCTCACCTCACCTGTGTACAGATTGACAGTGAACAGAGACGCGTCTGTGGCCTCCGACACTTTGTACGAGATCCACGCGTTGTGGCCCGAGTCAGCGTCCACAGCCGTCACCTTGGTAACCAGGTGACCCGCTTTGGCCGAGCGGGGCATCCTCTGATGAGAGAGGGAGCCCAGGGCAGCGGAGGAGGGGTAAATAACAGCGGGGGCATTGTCGTTCTGGTCCAGGATGAAAACATGGACCGTGGCGTTGCTGCTGAGAGACGAAGAGCCCTGATCCTTTGCCTGAACCTGAATCTGAAACACCTTCAGCTTCTCATAGTCAAACGAGTGCATGCTGTAGATGCTGCCGTTATCTGAGTTGATGTAAACATAAGACGAGACAGAAACGTCCTGCACTTTAGAGTCCAGAATAGAGTAAGAGATCTTCGCGTTGTCACCAAAATCCAGATCAGAGGCTGATACTGAGAACAGTATAGAACCTGGTACTCCGttctctttcaaataaacattATATGAAGGCTGAGTAAATATAGGAGGATTGTCATTTACATCAGTGATTCTGACAGGTATAGTTTTCTTActggacagaggaggagagcctGAATCAGTGGCTGTTATTTCAATATTATAGTTGGAGCAGGTCTCTCTGTCTAAAGCACCGCTGGTGACCAGTGCGTAATTATTAGAAAAAGAAGGTTTCAGATTAAAAGGAGAGCTGTTGGCGAGTTGTAACGTTACTTTGCCATTATCAGCAGAATCAAGATCTCGTGCACTGATCAATGCCACTACGGTGCCACTTGGTGCGTCCTCACGTATTGGTTTTGGCTGAGAAGTGAAAACTATTTCAGGAGCATTGTCATTGAAATCAGTAATATCAACCTGCACACGACAGTGACCTTCCATTTGAGGACTACCTTTATCTTTTGCAGTCACATCAATGTCATATGACTTAGCAGTTTCATAGTCTAACTCTCCTTTCAGAGTGATTTCACCTGTTAAGTCGTTAATATCGAACATTGATAACACAGAATTTGGTGTCCGAGAACCAAATGAGAATTCAATTTCGCCATTTAAACCTTCATCTGCGTCTGTTGCCTTGGGCTTGATAACAACAGCTCCTTTAAGACTTTTTTCACCCAAGGATACTTTGTAAACGTTCTTttcaaaaactggaaaattGTCATTTATGTCAAGAACGCTTATAGTTATTTGTGTGGTTCCAGATCTTACTGGATTTCCTCCATCTAATGCTGTTAATAATATTTTGTGAACAGATTTCGTCTCTCGATCAAGTGGCTTTTCTAAAACCAGCTCTGGAACAGCCTTACCGCCCTCTATTTCTTTTATCTTAAGGGAACAACAGTCATTTTTACTGATTGTGTATGATTTGAGTGAATTGCTTCCAACGTCGGGGTCCGTTGCGCTCTCCAAAGGAAAGCGCGTTCCCACTGCTGCTGATTCGGCTATATTTAAAGATAattcatttgaaagaaaactagGAGAATTGTCATTAATATCTCGTATTTCTACCTCAATTCGGTGTAACTGTAACGGGTCCTCAATAACCACTTGCAAAGGTAGAACACAGCTGGTGCTTTGTCCGCATAAAGCCTCTCTGTCTATTCTGTCATTCACCACCAGCTCGCCCTTCCCCGCATCCACACTGAAATACTGCTCATCAGCCTCAGAGGCGACGTGCAGTTTACGGTCAAAAATATCTGATAGTCCCAGACCCAGATCTTTGGCTAAATTTCCTACCACTGATCCCTGTTTTAGTTCCTCTGTGATGCTGTAACGAGTCTGTGCGTCTATTGTACTCCACAAGAGAAAGAAATTATGCCACCAAAGCGCCTGCCATCTCCAGTCTCGGGATCCTTTTCTCTTTGTCATCCCTGATTCAGTTAAAGGCGTCATTCCCATTCCACAGGAACAGAGATCATAAATCCAAAATCCATATTCCAAGAGGGTTACATATCCCGTTAGAACGATGCATCTTCATTGTCAAAGAATAAATTAAGATATAACCTCATACTCCAAGTATATGAACCATTTACCTACTCGCCTCCGACTCCGAGTATTGTGCTTGCTGAGGCTGCATGGGGGAGGGAGTAGATCTCTTTGTACAGTTCTCAATGCTATTGGTGCGCAGCATACATCGCTGACATCCAATGAGAGAGAAACGAAGCAGCACCGTTAAAGACACAATAACCACTTTGGTGTCATGACAGAATTATTATAGGGAGATTCTATGTCACATGTCCATGGGTTATATGagtataaaacaacaacaacaacaaaacggataaaataaaaatctgcatatCATGATGTATAGTCACAGTTAAAATTCGATTTCACTACAACCACATTTatgttcatgtctttttgttccTTTCTTTTCCCCCACGAGTACTGCTTTCTTCAGCCTTTATCATGATCAGTAACTAATTCCAGGGAATTAAATAACTTTAATCAGTAAACTATGTTAGttgatgtttctgtgttttcattcattcaatcattttctcattcattcGTTTCCCACTGAGTAAATGCCACCAAATACAATCAGTTTTAACCATCAGCTGCCCTCAGCAAGCCTCATGAGTCAGCGGCGCTGTCCAGCCCTGCGGTGCTGAAACGTTCAGCATCCAAACATCCACCACATATCCCTAGTAACATGATAAAAGCCCCTGGAGCACAAAAGTTTGTTTATGGTAAATAGACAAGTCAGAATGTTTAATATGCACGTGAAGCTAAGATTTTCACTTCAAATACATCGACGGggattttataaaaaaaaagaattttagaAGATTTGTTGAATTGCTTTGTTATTATAATTTCTGGCTGAAGCTGTTCACGGCTTTCAAATAAAGTGAACGTTTCAATG
This Amphiprion ocellaris isolate individual 3 ecotype Okinawa chromosome 13, ASM2253959v1, whole genome shotgun sequence DNA region includes the following protein-coding sequences:
- the LOC111576782 gene encoding protocadherin gamma-C5-like isoform X7, whose translation is MGMTPLTESGMTKRKGSRDWRWQALWWHNFFLLWSTIDAQTRYSITEELKQGSVVGNLAKDLGLGLSDIFDRKLHVASEADEQYFSVDAGKGELVVNDRIDREALCGQSTSCVLPLQVVIEDPLQLHRIEVEIRDINDNSPSFLSNELSLNIAESAAVGTRFPLESATDPDVGSNSLKSYTISKNDCCSLKIKEIEGGKAVPELVLEKPLDRETKSVHKILLTALDGGNPVRSGTTQITISVLDINDNFPVFEKNVYKVSLGEKSLKGAVVIKPKATDADEGLNGEIEFSFGSRTPNSVLSMFDINDLTGEITLKGELDYETAKSYDIDVTAKDKGSPQMEGHCRVQVDITDFNDNAPEIVFTSQPKPIREDAPSGTVVALISARDLDSADNGKVTLQLANSSPFNLKPSFSNNYALVTSGALDRETCSNYNIEITATDSGSPPLSSKKTIPVRITDVNDNPPIFTQPSYNVYLKENGVPGSILFSVSASDLDFGDNAKISYSILDSKVQDVSVSSYVYINSDNGSIYSMHSFDYEKLKVFQIQVQAKDQGSSSLSSNATVHVFILDQNDNAPAVIYPSSAALGSLSHQRMPRSAKAGHLVTKVTAVDADSGHNAWISYKVSEATDASLFTVNLYTGEVRTKRAVSEQDDSSQRLLIEIKDDGEPVQSATVTVSILLEDGLHEPILDLRHKSMVEPSKKTGRITLYLILSLASVSVLSLVTFVILAVKCMRSSRSSGSCCMRRSDCDDYKNPNRNLQIQLNTDGPIKYVEVLGGDMLSQSQSFRSCMSPMSEYSDFTLIKPSSTTDFKEVISVLDASLPDSTWTFESQQQKPPNNDWRFTQGQRPGPSGATGGPEVAMGTGPWPQPPTEAEQLQALMAAANEVSEATATLGPGTMGLSTRYSPQFTLQHVPDYRQNVYIPGSTATLTSNPQQQQATAQQATQQALPPPQASAQPEPPKAAQTPASKKKSTKKEKK
- the LOC111576782 gene encoding protocadherin gamma-C5-like isoform X3, coding for MGMTPLTESGMTKRKGSRDWRWQALWWHNFFLLWSTIDAQTRYSITEELKQGSVVGNLAKDLGLGLSDIFDRKLHVASEADEQYFSVDAGKGELVVNDRIDREALCGQSTSCVLPLQVVIEDPLQLHRIEVEIRDINDNSPSFLSNELSLNIAESAAVGTRFPLESATDPDVGSNSLKSYTISKNDCCSLKIKEIEGGKAVPELVLEKPLDRETKSVHKILLTALDGGNPVRSGTTQITISVLDINDNFPVFEKNVYKVSLGEKSLKGAVVIKPKATDADEGLNGEIEFSFGSRTPNSVLSMFDINDLTGEITLKGELDYETAKSYDIDVTAKDKGSPQMEGHCRVQVDITDFNDNAPEIVFTSQPKPIREDAPSGTVVALISARDLDSADNGKVTLQLANSSPFNLKPSFSNNYALVTSGALDRETCSNYNIEITATDSGSPPLSSKKTIPVRITDVNDNPPIFTQPSYNVYLKENGVPGSILFSVSASDLDFGDNAKISYSILDSKVQDVSVSSYVYINSDNGSIYSMHSFDYEKLKVFQIQVQAKDQGSSSLSSNATVHVFILDQNDNAPAVIYPSSAALGSLSHQRMPRSAKAGHLVTKVTAVDADSGHNAWISYKVSEATDASLFTVNLYTGEVRTKRAVSEQDDSSQRLLIEIKDDGEPVQSATVTVSILLEDGLHEPILDLRHKSMVEPSKKTGRITLYLILSLASVSVLSLVTFVILAVKCMRSSRSSGSCCMRRSDCDDYKNPNRNLQIQLNTDGPIKYVEVLGGDMLSQSQSFRSCMSPMSEYSDFTLIKPSSTTDFKEVISVLDASLPDSTWTFESQQQKPPNNDWRFTQGQRPGPSGPHMPYGTHIRWTPKSGTRATGGPEVAMGTGPWPQPPTEAEQLQALMAAANEVSEATATLGPGTMGLSTRYSPQFTLQHVPDYRQNVYIPGSTATLTSNPQQQQATAQQATQQALPPPQASAQPEPPKAAQTPASKKKSTKKEKK